DNA from Arthrobacter sp. SLBN-112:
GGTTCGGCCGGCCCGGTGGAGCTTCCCGGCGGCGTCAGCGTATACCGGCTGTCGCTGGCGCAGCTGGAAGGATCGAAGGCTGCGGGTGAGCCCGGGGCGGAGGGCGGCCCCGGTTCCGTTCCCCGCGAACCGGTGCGCTGTGGGAAGCTAGTAATCCGGCCTCAAAAACCGCCCGCAAAATAGTCGCACCCCGCATCTAAACAGGAGCCATTGGTGGATTCAAACGACGTCCAGGCAGATCTCAAGCACGTTCTCTACACCAAGGAGCAGATCCAGCAGCGGATCACCGAGCTCGCTGCGCAGATCGACAAGGACTACGAAGGGCGCGAGATCCTCCTTGTGGGTGTGCTGAAGGGCGCCGTGATGGTCATGGCCGACCTTGCCCGCGCACTCCACAGCCACATCTCCATGGACTGGATGGCCGTCTCCTCCTATGGTTCGGGAACCCAGTCCTCCGGCGTGGTGCGCATCCTGAAGGACCTGGACACGGACCTGATGGGCAAGGACGTCCTGATCGTCGAGGACATCATCGACTCCGGCCTTACCCTGTCCTGGCTCAAGACCAACCTGGAATCCCGCGGCACGGCCTCGGTGGAAATCTGCACGGCGTTCCGCAAGCCCACCGCCGCCAAGGTGGAAATCGACGTCAAGTACGTCGGCTACGACATCCCCAACGAATTCGTGGTGGGCTACGGCCTGGACTACGCCGAAAAGTACCGCAACCTTGACTTCGTGGGAACCCTGGCCCCGCACGTCTACGAGTAACCGCGGGGCACGCTCCGCCACCGCCGTGCCCCGGCAAACCCCGCCACGCAGCAGCTCCTGCGCCGTCCCGGCGCAGCTACGCCCACAGGGAACTTTTGCTTTTCGCTATGCGTGATGTACTCCGGACGGTGTATAGCTAGAAGCTGACGCAGCACCATCACGCGCGCAGACTACTCGCCGTGAAGCACTACCGGAAGGGACGGGGCCAGCCCCGAACAGATGAAAGCTAAGAACTTCTTCAAAGGCCCGGGCATCTGGATCGTCGTTGTGGTCGGTCTGCTCCTCGTGGCTTTTGCAACGCTCGCCCCCGGCGGTGCGGCCCGGATCGATACCGACAAGGGCCTGGAACTGCTCTCCAGCAACAAGGTGGAGCAGGCCAAGATCTTCGACGGCGAGAACCGCGTTGACCTCACGCTGAAGGACAACCTGCAGCTGGAGGGGCAGGACAAGGGCAAGAGCGTCCAGTTCTTCTTCGTTGATGCCCGCGCTGAGGATGTGGTGAAGGCTGTCACCGACGCCAAGCCGGCCCAGGGCTTCACCGACCAGCCGATCGAAAGCAACTGGTTCTCCGGCCTGCTCTCCCTCCTGATCCCCGTCATCCTGCTGGGCGCCCTCTTCTGGTTCCTGATGACCCGCATGCAGGGCGGCGGCTCCAAGATCATGCAGTTCGGCAAGTCCAAGGCCAAGATGGTCAGCAAGGACATGCCGCAGGTGACTTTCGCGGATGTCGCAGGTGCCGACGAAGCCGTGGAGGAACTGCAGGAGATCAAGGAATTCCTGCAGGAACCGGCCAAGTTCCAGGCCGTTGGCGCCAAGATCCCCAAGGGCGTGCTGCTGTACGGCCCCCCGGGTACCGGTAAGACCCTGCTCGCCCGCGCCGTGGCCGGTGAAGCCGGCGTCCCCTTCTTCTCCATCTCCGGCTCGGACTTCGTGGAGATGTTCGTCGGCGTCGGCGCTTCCCGCGTCCGCGACCTGTTTGAGCAGGCCAAGGCCAACTCGCCCGCCATCATCTTCGTGGATGAGATCGACGCCGTCGGCCGCCACCGCGGTGCAGGCATCGGCGGCGGCAACGACGAACGCGAGCAGACCCTCAACCAGCTGCTGGTTGAAATGGACGGCTTCGACGTCAAGACCAACGTGATCCTGATCGCCGCCACCAACCGGCCCGACGTCCTGGACCCCGCACTGCTGCGTCCCGGCCGCTTCGACCGCCAGATTGGGGTGGACGCGCCCGACATGATTGGCCGCGACCAGATCCTGCAGGTCCACGCCAAGGGCAAGCCGATGGCGCCCGGCGTCGACCTGAAGGCCGTGGCCAAGAAAACCCCCGGCTACACGGGTGCCGATCTCGCCAACGTCCTCAACGAGGCCGCACTGCTCACCGCGCGTTCCAACGCCAACCTGATTGACGACCGCGCCCTGGACGAGGCCATTGACCGCGTCATGGCAGGCCCGCAGAAGCGCAGCCGGGTCATGAAGGAACACGAGCGCAAGATCACCGCGTACCACGAAGGCGGCCACGCCCTGGTGGCGGCGGCCCTCCGGAACTCCGCCCCGGTCACCAAGATCACCATCCTCCCGCGCGGCCGGGCCCTGGGCTACACCATGGTGGTTCCCGAAAACGACAAGTACTCCGTAACCCGCAATGAGCTCCTGGACCAGATGGCCTACGCCATGGGCGGGCGCGTTGCCGAGGAGATCGTGTTCCACGATCCTTCCACCGGCGCCTCCAACGACATCGAGAAGGCGACCGGCACCGCGCGCAAGATGGTCACCGAATACGGCATGAGCGAACGTGTCGGCGCGGTCCGCCTGGGCCAGGGCGGCGGCGAACCCTTCCTGGGCCGCGACGCAGGCCACGAGCGCAACTACTCGGACCAGATCGCCTACGTCGTGGACGAGGAAGTGCGCCGCCTGATTGAGCAGGCCCACGATGAGGCCTACGAGATCCTCACCGAAAACCGGGACGTCCTGGACCTCCTGGCCCTGGAGCTGCTGGAGCGCGAAACCCTCAACCAGGCCGAGATCGCCGACATCTTCAGGGACGTTCGCAAGCGCGACTTCCGCGAGGTGTGGCTGTCCAAGGAGACCCGTCCGGTACAGATGGCAGGCCCGGTGGAGAGCCGCCAGGAGCGCGCCGAACGGGAAGCCCAGGAGGAAGCCAAGAAAGCCCGGCTGGACGAGCCGCTGGACGCCCAGCCCCCTCATTCGCAGGGCGTTCCGGAGGACGCTCCGTTTCACGGCGGCACCCCCGACTCGGGGCCTGACACCCTTCGCAGCTAAGCTTTCCCTGTGACTTCTTTCCACGACGACGACGGTCCCGCCTCCGCTGCACATCCGGCAGAGGACGGTTCCCACCATTCCAAACACGAAAAGGTGGACCGGCCGAGGATCGAGGCGGCCGTCCGTGAGATCCTCCTTGCCATCGGCGAGGACCCGGACCGCGGCGGCCTCCTCGACACCCCGAAAAGGGTGGCCAAGGCGTACGCCGAAATGTTCGCGGGACTGCACCGCGACCCCGCGGAGGTCCTGTCCACCACCTTTGACCTGGACCATGAGGAACTGGTCCTAGTCAAGGACATCCCGTTCTACTCCACGTGCGAGCACCACCTGGTGCCGTTCCACGGGGTGGCCCACGTTGGCTACATTCCCTCGCACGACGGCAAGGTCACCGGGCTGAGCAAGCTGGCCCGCCTGGTGGACATCTATGCCCGCCGCCCGCAAGTGCAGGAGCGGCTCACCACTGAAATCGTCGAAGCGATGGTCCGCCACCTCAAACCCCGTGGCGCCATCGTGGTCGTTGAATGCGAACACATGTGCATGTCGATGCGCGGTATCCGCAAGCCCGGAGCGAAGACCGTCACCAGTGCGGTCCGCGGGCAGCTTCATGACCCGGCCACCCGTGCCGAAGCCATGAGCCTCATCCTCGGAAGGTAACAACAGACCATGGATTCACTCGCTGCAGCCCCTGGAACGGGGCCCGCAACCTCCCCGCTGCCCATCCTGCGCAAGCCCCGCCCGGCGGCGCGCTTCGCCGACCTGCCCACTGACCGTACCCTGGTCATGGGAATCCTGAACGTCACCCCGGACTCCTTCAGCGACGGCGGAAAACACGCCACGGCAGACACTGCCATCGCTGCTGGCCTGCGGATGTTTTATGCGGGCGCCGACATCATCGACGTCGGGGGCGAATCCACCCGGCCCGGGGCTGACGATGTCACCCCGGATGAGGAACAGCGCCGCGTCCTGCCCGTGATCGAGGCCCTGGTGAAGGCAGGGGCGCTGGTCAGCATCGACACCACCCACGCCTCGACGGCTGCAGCCGCGGTAAAGGCCGGCGCAGCAATCATCAATGACATCTCCGGCTTGAGCATTGAGCCCGAAATGGCCGAGTTCGTGGCGGCCTCCAAGGTTCCGTACGTCCTCACCCACCGCCGCGGGGACGCCCGCACCATGAACTCGCTCGCCGAATACACGGACGTTGCCGGGGAAGTGGTGGCGGAACTGGCAGGAGTGCGGGACAAGCTGTACGCCGCCGGTGTCAGCCAGGAACAGATCATCATCGACCCAGGCTTGGGGTTCGCCAAGAACGACGCCCAGAATTGGGAACTGCTGCAGAACCTGGACCAGCTGGACAGCCTGGGCCACAAGGTTCTGGTGGGCGCCTCCCGCAAACGTTTCCTCGGCACCCTGCTCACCGTTGCCGGCAAGTCCGCTGCCCCCGAAGAACGCGATGGTGCCACAGCGGCGATCACAGCCATCAGCGCCTACCGCGGGGCCTGGGCGGTCCGCGTGCACGAGGTTGGGTCCAGCCTTGACGCCGTCAAGGTGGCTGCACGCATGGCCGCAGCGTCCCCAGCACAAGCCGCCGTACCCCAAAAACAATAGGGCCGGGGGACCCATGGACAGGATTACGCTGACCGGAGTGACGGCCGTGGGCCATCACGGCGTCTTCGATTTCGAACGCCGGGAGGGCCAGCCATTCGTCGTGGATGCAGTGCTCCACCTGGACTTCACGGCAGCGGCGCAGTCCGACGATGTCCGGGACACCGCCCACTACGGGGAGGTGGCACAGCGTATTACCGAGTGGATTACCGGCGAGCCCCTCAACCTCATCGAGGCACTCGCTGTGCGGATCGCCGACAGCCTTCTGTCCGAATTCACGCTCCAGGCCGTGGACATCACCGTGCACAAACCACAGGCCCCCATCGAGGTCCCCTTCGGAGATGTGGCGGTCACGGTCCACAGGGAACGGGTCTCCGCCGGCTCTGCCACGTCGGGGGCACAGACGTGAACGGGACTTACACCAAGGCTGTGCTTGCCCTGGGCAGCAACCTTGGTGAACGGAACGAGACCCTGACGGAGGCCGTGGCCGATCTGGTGGACCCGCCGGAGGTCCGGCTCCTTGCCGTCTCACCCATCGTCCAGACCAAAGCCGTGGGCGGACCTCCGGGACAGCCGGACTTCCTGAACATGGTCATCACGGTGGAAACCAGCCTGAGTCCGCAGGAGCTGCTGGAACACTGCCAGGCGGTGGAGAACAAGCACCACCGCGTCCGCGAGGTCCACTGGGGGCCGCGGACGCTCGACGTCGACGTCATCACCTACGGCGAACTCCGCAGCGACGACCCCACGCTGACCCTCCCGCACCCGCGTGCCGCCTCGCGGGCTTTCGTCCTCTACCCCTGGTCACTCATCGAACCCGCCGCCACGCTGGACGGCGAACGGATCAGCACACTGGCAACGCGGGCTGCGGATTTCGGGGACCTTGCCCCGTTCGACGGGTTCGGCGACTTCGACGGGATGCCCACGGCGGGAGCGGTGGAGGAGCGATGAAGCCGATCAACCCGCTGCGCCTGCTGCTGATCTGCGTCATCCTCGCGGTGGCGGGCTGGGCGGCCACGGTTGTCACCAGCCGGTACAGCATGGCCACTCCTGTCCTGCCGGCCACGGCACTGGCCACCATGGGCGTCATCGTGATCATCACGCTGATCCTGGGCATCCGGGTGCTCAGGTGGCGCAACAGCGTCAAGCCCAACAGTACGGCCAGGAAAACGCAGCTGGACCCCCTTCTGGCCGCGCGGACGCTGGTCCTGGCCCAGGCATGCGCCTACGCCGGAACAGTTCTGCTCGGCTGGCACGTGGGCATCTTCCTGGACCAGCTGCGGATCTGGAGCCTCCGCAGCGACCAGGGCATCACCTGGCTGGCCCTCGCCATGGCCGGCGGCGGCCTGGTGATGATCGTGGTGGGGCTCCTGGTGGAGCGGTTCTGCAGGATTCCCCCGGAGGACGGGGACACCACAAGCGTGGACGGGAAGAAGGGCCGCCCAGCCCGCGGGGAAGCCGCCGGGGAAGGCGAATATGCATACCGAGGCGATTGACCCGCCGGGTATCGCCTGGCAGCGGGTGTCGCCGAAATACATCACGGTCCGGCTTGTGGAATGGGCTGTTGCCAACCTTGTCACCGTCCTGGTCCTGTCCGCTCCGCTGGTGTTCGTCCTCCTGGGCTGGTGGCGGTGGCCGCCGCTGTGGCTCGCCATCGCCGTGCCGTCCGCCACGCTGCTGGCTGCCTTGTGGCGGCTGGTGCTCATTCCGCGGCAGGTCCGGGCCATCGGCTACGCCGAGCGCGATGACGACCTGCTGATCAGGGGCGGCATCTTCTTCCAGCGGACCATGGCCGTTCCCTACGGGCGGATGCAGTATGTGGACATTGCGGTCGGCCCCGTGGAACGCGCGCTGGGGCTGTGCACCGTCAAGCTGCACACCGCCTCACCCGGCACGAACGCACGCATTCCCGGCCTGCCGGCAGTGGAAGGTGCGCGGCTCCGGGAACAGCTGGCCGCCCGCGGTGAAGCCAGGCTGGCGGGACTGTGACCGCTGACGGCCAGCTGCCCGGCCCGCCCGGGGTGCCGCCTGAGCTTCCGCCTGCGCCTCCAGCTGCCCAGGGCAGCCCGGAAACCAACAGAACGCCCGACGGCGAGTGGCTGCGGGTGCATCCTGCCTCACCTTTCGTCCGCGGCTGGGTTGCCCTGGCCGCCATCACCTTCTTCTTTGGCCGGGACCTCTTCGAGCGGACGCTGCAGGGCCAGCCCGTGTTCGAGGACGGGTTTGCCAGGCGCGCACCATGGCTCCTTGGCGGCGGCGCGGTGGTGCTGGCAGTGGCGCTGCTGGGGTTCGTCCTCACCTGGTACTTCACCAAGTACCAGGTGTCCGGCGGCTACGTCCGGGTCAACAGCGGGCTCATCTTCCGCCAGCACCGGCAGGCGCGGCTGGACCGGGTGCAGGCCATTGACATCGTGCAGCCCCTGCTGGCCCGCATCTTCGGCCTGGCCGAACTCAAATTCGAGGTAGCCGACGCCGGCGAATCAGCGGTGCGGCTGGCCTACCTCAAGATCGAGGATGCCCGGCAGCTTCGTGCCAGCATCCTGGCGCAGGCGTCCGGAGCATCCGCCGGTGCTGTTACAAGTGCCCGCGTTGCTGCCGCGGCGGGCGCCAGTTCCGGAGGCCCGGCAGGGCTGGAGCGCCTTGCCCGGCCCGCACCCGAGGCGCCGGAAATCACTGTCCTGGCTGTGCCGCCGTCGCGCCTTCTCGGCGCACTGATCCTGAGCGAGCAAAGCGTCTTTATCGTGGTGGGCGGCATCGCCTCGGTGGTTCTGTCGACGCTGACGGACAACCGCGCCTTCTACTTCTACCTGGTGCCCGCGGCCCTGGGCCTGGCTGCCGGCTACTGGAACTTCTTCAATAAGGGGTTCAACTTCACCGCGGCGGTTTCGCCTGACGGCATCCGGCTGCGGTACGGGCTCCTGGACACCCAGGCGCAGACTCTTCCGCCAGGCCGGATCCAAGCGGTGAAGGTTGCCCAGCCGCCGCTGTGGCGTCCGTTTGGCTGGTACCGGATGCAGGTGAATGCGGCAGGCTACGGGGTCTCCGGCAACGCCGCCGAGGGCAATACCAGGACCACCCTCCTGCCGGTGGGAAAGCTGTCCGACGTCATGGCCATGCTGTCGCTGGTCCTCCCGGACCCGGGGACCCGCCAGCCTGAGCTGGTGTTTACCGCCGGTCTAAACGGCAAGGATTCCGACGGCGGATTCGTCACCACGCCGCGCCGGGCCCGCCTGCTGGCGCCCTTGGCGTGGCGCCGCAACGGGTTCACCGCAACGGACACGGCCCTATTGATCCGCTCCGGGCGCTGGTGGCGGGAGCTGGTGCTGGTTCCCCACCAGCGGACCCAGTCACTGGCACTGCAGCAGGGACCCCTGGCGCGCCGGTTCCGTGTGGCGGACCTGGTTCTCCACACGACCGCCGGGCCGGTGGCCGCCCGGCTGGCCCAGGCCGGGCTGGACGAGGCCCGGCAACTCTTCGACGACCAATCAGCACGTGCCCGGTTGGCGCGGAAGCGGCAAACCACCGAACAATGGTTGCGGCAGGTTGTTCCGGCGGTCGCGCCCACGCCGATGGGTGCCCCGCAACTGCCCGGCGCCGCAGTGTCTGACGCGCCGGTGCCTGAGGTGCCGGCCCGTGGGGATGGAACCGGCGATGCACGAGACCATTACCAACAGGAAGGCCAGCAGCATGGCTAAGCCCGGACGCCTCGGCGTCGGAATCATCGGTGCCGGCAAGGTGGGAGCCGTGCTCGGCGCTGCTTTGCGCGCGGCCGAGCACGCCGTCGTCGGGGTGTCAGCCGTGTCCGGCGCCAGCCGGGAGCGGGCTGAAGCCCTGCTGCCCGGCGTGCCCGTCCTGGAAGTGCAGGACATTGTCGAGCGGTCGGAACTGGTGTTGCTGGCCGTGCCGGATGATGCACTGCCTGGCTTGGTGGAGGGGCTGGCGAAGCTCGGGGCATGGCAGCCCGGCCAGCTCGTGGCGCACACCTCAGGGAGGTTCGGTGTGGGCGTGCTGCATCCGGTGCGCGCTGCCGGTGCCGTTCCCCTGGCGCTGCACCCGGCCATGACGTTCACCGGCATGAGCCTGGACCTCACCCGGCTGCTGGACTGCACCTTCGGGGTGACGGCCGATGCCGCCATGCTGCCCATCGCCCAGGCGCTGGTGGTGGAGATGGGGGCGGAACCCGTGGTCATCGCCGAAGCGGACAGGACGCTTTACCATGCAGCCCTGGCACACGGCTCCAACCACCTGGTGAC
Protein-coding regions in this window:
- the hpt gene encoding hypoxanthine phosphoribosyltransferase codes for the protein MDSNDVQADLKHVLYTKEQIQQRITELAAQIDKDYEGREILLVGVLKGAVMVMADLARALHSHISMDWMAVSSYGSGTQSSGVVRILKDLDTDLMGKDVLIVEDIIDSGLTLSWLKTNLESRGTASVEICTAFRKPTAAKVEIDVKYVGYDIPNEFVVGYGLDYAEKYRNLDFVGTLAPHVYE
- the ftsH gene encoding ATP-dependent zinc metalloprotease FtsH, which codes for MKAKNFFKGPGIWIVVVVGLLLVAFATLAPGGAARIDTDKGLELLSSNKVEQAKIFDGENRVDLTLKDNLQLEGQDKGKSVQFFFVDARAEDVVKAVTDAKPAQGFTDQPIESNWFSGLLSLLIPVILLGALFWFLMTRMQGGGSKIMQFGKSKAKMVSKDMPQVTFADVAGADEAVEELQEIKEFLQEPAKFQAVGAKIPKGVLLYGPPGTGKTLLARAVAGEAGVPFFSISGSDFVEMFVGVGASRVRDLFEQAKANSPAIIFVDEIDAVGRHRGAGIGGGNDEREQTLNQLLVEMDGFDVKTNVILIAATNRPDVLDPALLRPGRFDRQIGVDAPDMIGRDQILQVHAKGKPMAPGVDLKAVAKKTPGYTGADLANVLNEAALLTARSNANLIDDRALDEAIDRVMAGPQKRSRVMKEHERKITAYHEGGHALVAAALRNSAPVTKITILPRGRALGYTMVVPENDKYSVTRNELLDQMAYAMGGRVAEEIVFHDPSTGASNDIEKATGTARKMVTEYGMSERVGAVRLGQGGGEPFLGRDAGHERNYSDQIAYVVDEEVRRLIEQAHDEAYEILTENRDVLDLLALELLERETLNQAEIADIFRDVRKRDFREVWLSKETRPVQMAGPVESRQERAEREAQEEAKKARLDEPLDAQPPHSQGVPEDAPFHGGTPDSGPDTLRS
- the folE gene encoding GTP cyclohydrolase I FolE; amino-acid sequence: MTSFHDDDGPASAAHPAEDGSHHSKHEKVDRPRIEAAVREILLAIGEDPDRGGLLDTPKRVAKAYAEMFAGLHRDPAEVLSTTFDLDHEELVLVKDIPFYSTCEHHLVPFHGVAHVGYIPSHDGKVTGLSKLARLVDIYARRPQVQERLTTEIVEAMVRHLKPRGAIVVVECEHMCMSMRGIRKPGAKTVTSAVRGQLHDPATRAEAMSLILGR
- the folP gene encoding dihydropteroate synthase, with product MDSLAAAPGTGPATSPLPILRKPRPAARFADLPTDRTLVMGILNVTPDSFSDGGKHATADTAIAAGLRMFYAGADIIDVGGESTRPGADDVTPDEEQRRVLPVIEALVKAGALVSIDTTHASTAAAAVKAGAAIINDISGLSIEPEMAEFVAASKVPYVLTHRRGDARTMNSLAEYTDVAGEVVAELAGVRDKLYAAGVSQEQIIIDPGLGFAKNDAQNWELLQNLDQLDSLGHKVLVGASRKRFLGTLLTVAGKSAAPEERDGATAAITAISAYRGAWAVRVHEVGSSLDAVKVAARMAAASPAQAAVPQKQ
- the folB gene encoding dihydroneopterin aldolase translates to MDRITLTGVTAVGHHGVFDFERREGQPFVVDAVLHLDFTAAAQSDDVRDTAHYGEVAQRITEWITGEPLNLIEALAVRIADSLLSEFTLQAVDITVHKPQAPIEVPFGDVAVTVHRERVSAGSATSGAQT
- the folK gene encoding 2-amino-4-hydroxy-6-hydroxymethyldihydropteridine diphosphokinase, whose product is MNGTYTKAVLALGSNLGERNETLTEAVADLVDPPEVRLLAVSPIVQTKAVGGPPGQPDFLNMVITVETSLSPQELLEHCQAVENKHHRVREVHWGPRTLDVDVITYGELRSDDPTLTLPHPRAASRAFVLYPWSLIEPAATLDGERISTLATRAADFGDLAPFDGFGDFDGMPTAGAVEER
- a CDS encoding DUF3180 domain-containing protein, with product MKPINPLRLLLICVILAVAGWAATVVTSRYSMATPVLPATALATMGVIVIITLILGIRVLRWRNSVKPNSTARKTQLDPLLAARTLVLAQACAYAGTVLLGWHVGIFLDQLRIWSLRSDQGITWLALAMAGGGLVMIVVGLLVERFCRIPPEDGDTTSVDGKKGRPARGEAAGEGEYAYRGD
- a CDS encoding PH domain-containing protein; the encoded protein is MHTEAIDPPGIAWQRVSPKYITVRLVEWAVANLVTVLVLSAPLVFVLLGWWRWPPLWLAIAVPSATLLAALWRLVLIPRQVRAIGYAERDDDLLIRGGIFFQRTMAVPYGRMQYVDIAVGPVERALGLCTVKLHTASPGTNARIPGLPAVEGARLREQLAARGEARLAGL
- a CDS encoding PH domain-containing protein, translated to MTADGQLPGPPGVPPELPPAPPAAQGSPETNRTPDGEWLRVHPASPFVRGWVALAAITFFFGRDLFERTLQGQPVFEDGFARRAPWLLGGGAVVLAVALLGFVLTWYFTKYQVSGGYVRVNSGLIFRQHRQARLDRVQAIDIVQPLLARIFGLAELKFEVADAGESAVRLAYLKIEDARQLRASILAQASGASAGAVTSARVAAAAGASSGGPAGLERLARPAPEAPEITVLAVPPSRLLGALILSEQSVFIVVGGIASVVLSTLTDNRAFYFYLVPAALGLAAGYWNFFNKGFNFTAAVSPDGIRLRYGLLDTQAQTLPPGRIQAVKVAQPPLWRPFGWYRMQVNAAGYGVSGNAAEGNTRTTLLPVGKLSDVMAMLSLVLPDPGTRQPELVFTAGLNGKDSDGGFVTTPRRARLLAPLAWRRNGFTATDTALLIRSGRWWRELVLVPHQRTQSLALQQGPLARRFRVADLVLHTTAGPVAARLAQAGLDEARQLFDDQSARARLARKRQTTEQWLRQVVPAVAPTPMGAPQLPGAAVSDAPVPEVPARGDGTGDARDHYQQEGQQHG
- a CDS encoding Rossmann-like and DUF2520 domain-containing protein encodes the protein MAKPGRLGVGIIGAGKVGAVLGAALRAAEHAVVGVSAVSGASRERAEALLPGVPVLEVQDIVERSELVLLAVPDDALPGLVEGLAKLGAWQPGQLVAHTSGRFGVGVLHPVRAAGAVPLALHPAMTFTGMSLDLTRLLDCTFGVTADAAMLPIAQALVVEMGAEPVVIAEADRTLYHAALAHGSNHLVTLVAQASQLLREVGVEAPERMLGPLLRATLENALASGESALTGPVARGDVGTVRAHAEALREFDGGGHGDVLEAYLAMARATALRAEGRGLLKPDQLKGLHEALDPKED